The proteins below come from a single Corynebacterium glyciniphilum AJ 3170 genomic window:
- a CDS encoding L,D-transpeptidase, whose translation MNIRRTPAHHSGPTRTIRRRAAALGIAAVAAIGIGGAGIAPATAAPSIPSLPAAGDIALPGPDEINDMVRDGVLDAHDAALLQAGKVPEQFRDAYEQGVRDLADLVAPGAVQERQDQRDAAERAAAAARAEREARTAAEQRRASTNNTPCPASARVCVDIDGKRTWLQQNGNTSYGPVSMSPGKPGQDTPRGNFTVQYKVKDEISREFNNAPMPYAVYFTNNGHAFHQGTLDTQSAGCVRMNNQDAITYFNALNPGDQVFIY comes from the coding sequence GTGAACATTCGGAGAACACCTGCACACCACAGCGGCCCCACCCGTACCATCCGTCGTCGGGCCGCCGCCCTCGGCATCGCAGCGGTCGCAGCCATCGGCATCGGTGGGGCGGGCATCGCCCCGGCCACCGCTGCGCCGAGCATCCCCTCCCTGCCTGCGGCAGGCGACATCGCCCTGCCTGGGCCGGACGAGATCAACGACATGGTCCGCGACGGTGTCCTTGACGCGCACGACGCAGCACTGCTGCAGGCCGGCAAGGTGCCCGAGCAGTTCCGCGACGCCTACGAACAGGGCGTCCGGGACCTGGCCGACCTCGTCGCCCCCGGCGCCGTCCAGGAACGTCAGGACCAGCGGGACGCCGCCGAGCGTGCTGCCGCTGCCGCCCGCGCCGAGCGCGAGGCACGCACCGCCGCCGAACAGCGTCGCGCCAGCACCAACAACACCCCGTGCCCGGCGTCCGCCCGCGTCTGTGTCGACATCGACGGAAAGCGCACCTGGCTGCAGCAGAACGGCAACACCTCCTACGGTCCGGTGAGCATGTCTCCGGGCAAGCCGGGCCAGGACACCCCGCGCGGCAACTTCACCGTGCAGTACAAGGTGAAGGACGAGATCAGCCGCGAGTTCAACAACGCGCCGATGCCCTACGCCGTCTACTTCACCAACAACGGCCACGCTTTCCACCAGGGCACCCTGGACACCCAGTCCGCCGGTTGCGTCCGGATGAACAACCAGGACGCGATCACCTACTTCAACGCCCTCAACCCGGGCGACCAGGTGTTCATCTACTGA